Proteins encoded together in one Streptomyces umbrinus window:
- a CDS encoding M56 family metallopeptidase codes for MNAVPALIGYAAAVGVAVPRLLLRSTWTHRSPALAVATWHALTVSFTLAVALAAYHLAVPTEHLHAGVVGILHTCGLALDTGSTPNPDTADALAIALPVLLMALLLGSFAYQVVRARRARSRHLYILDVVGRRSTSLRATVLEHDLPAAYCLPGRHPRVVVSRGALRLLSDDQLEAVLEHERAHIAGRHHLAMATAEAFAWVFWWLPLGRHAREQTAMLLEMSADDRALRCQSREVLATALYEMAAAKAPEGAFAIGGPAALARLQRVLAPPRRPHPLLSISMAAAAAIVPLIPLLVGCVPSIG; via the coding sequence ATGAATGCAGTCCCCGCCCTCATCGGCTACGCGGCCGCCGTCGGTGTCGCAGTTCCGCGTCTCCTGCTCCGCAGCACGTGGACGCACCGTTCACCTGCCCTTGCCGTCGCGACGTGGCATGCGCTGACCGTGTCCTTCACCCTGGCGGTCGCGCTGGCTGCCTACCACCTCGCCGTGCCGACGGAGCACCTCCATGCAGGTGTGGTCGGCATCCTCCACACCTGTGGACTGGCTCTCGACACCGGCAGCACGCCCAATCCGGACACGGCGGACGCTCTGGCGATCGCCCTGCCCGTCTTGCTGATGGCGCTCCTGCTCGGGTCCTTCGCCTACCAAGTGGTACGCGCGCGTCGGGCACGCTCGCGCCATCTGTACATTCTGGACGTCGTCGGCCGCCGCTCGACCTCACTGCGCGCCACCGTCCTGGAACACGACCTGCCCGCCGCCTACTGCCTGCCCGGCCGGCACCCTCGTGTAGTCGTCAGCCGAGGTGCCCTGCGCCTGCTCTCCGACGACCAGCTCGAAGCCGTACTGGAACACGAGCGGGCTCACATCGCGGGCCGCCACCACCTGGCCATGGCCACCGCGGAGGCCTTCGCGTGGGTGTTCTGGTGGCTGCCGCTGGGCCGGCACGCGCGGGAGCAGACCGCGATGCTCCTGGAGATGAGCGCTGATGACCGTGCCCTGCGCTGCCAGTCACGCGAGGTTCTTGCCACGGCCCTGTACGAGATGGCCGCCGCGAAGGCGCCTGAGGGCGCCTTCGCCATCGGTGGCCCCGCCGCCCTCGCACGGCTCCAGCGCGTGCTCGCTCCGCCGCGGCGCCCGCATCCGTTGCTGTCCATCTCGATGGCGGCCGCAGCCGCGATTGTCCCGCTGATCCCCTTGCTTGTCGGCTGTGTTCCGAGCATCGGGTAG
- a CDS encoding DUF5134 domain-containing protein encodes MVRVLTTRGGVRFAAGGDLLMGVCMAAMALPATAAWYAGYGMWWAAAFALLGLGGVVMAVRHTKESGWSHGRHWVHLIVGSVGMVIMTLAMTSTSSGPVLALGNSMADMPGMEHMAGMDNTTAGTEHMAGMEGMAEMEGMAGMEMPGMAAAAAGSDTPVASASTSVWRFVVGALAVYFLLSIGASVWARVRGTDRMASATGREAGRRRAWVHWALAMPDTVVVFIASLTISVWDKARTARGRGAVAGNSGHGRRRRLGAAPDAALAAHIGMGGAMSAMLLMMVS; translated from the coding sequence ATGGTTCGGGTGCTTACCACCAGGGGCGGAGTGAGGTTCGCCGCAGGCGGCGATCTGTTGATGGGTGTGTGCATGGCGGCCATGGCGTTGCCTGCGACCGCGGCCTGGTACGCCGGGTACGGCATGTGGTGGGCAGCGGCGTTCGCCCTTCTCGGTCTCGGCGGTGTGGTGATGGCCGTACGTCACACGAAGGAATCCGGCTGGAGCCATGGCCGCCACTGGGTACACCTCATCGTGGGCAGCGTCGGCATGGTGATCATGACGCTGGCCATGACGAGCACGTCCTCCGGGCCGGTACTCGCTCTGGGAAACTCCATGGCGGACATGCCGGGCATGGAGCACATGGCCGGCATGGACAACACGACGGCAGGCACGGAACACATGGCCGGTATGGAGGGCATGGCGGAAATGGAGGGCATGGCGGGAATGGAGATGCCGGGCATGGCCGCCGCCGCAGCCGGCAGTGACACTCCGGTTGCTTCTGCTTCCACCTCTGTGTGGCGGTTCGTTGTCGGGGCGCTAGCGGTGTACTTCCTGCTGTCGATCGGTGCGTCTGTGTGGGCGCGGGTCCGCGGCACCGATCGGATGGCATCCGCGACAGGCCGGGAAGCAGGTCGTCGCAGGGCCTGGGTTCACTGGGCGCTCGCGATGCCGGACACCGTAGTCGTCTTCATCGCTTCCCTGACCATCTCCGTATGGGACAAAGCCCGCACCGCCCGTGGGCGCGGCGCCGTCGCGGGCAACAGCGGCCACGGGCGTCGTCGTCGCCTCGGTGCTGCGCCGGACGCGGCCCTGGCCGCACACATCGGCATGGGAGGGGCCATGTCGGCGATGCTGCTGATGATGGTCTCCTGA
- a CDS encoding L,D-transpeptidase: MDGDSGRNGSAAVTVSPATDSKDVIPGEPLTIRASDGKLASVTVTAGDGKALDGSLSSDGTSWISSHATGYGTTYTLKAQLAASDGEKKTRTSSFTTLSKDEIFVGTYNVDKGATVGVALPVSIVFNKAIHDKARVERRLNVTSSPAVEGAWNWMKDRDGKDRVDFRPKEYWKPGTKVKLRLDLVGVKNGELIGTQKREVDFTIGKSVVSTVDVVKKTMTVAENGKVIKTLPVSTGKKTFETWNGTMVVLSKVPTIRMNSATVGIFGPEAYDLGAVKWDVQLTPSGTYAHAAPWNDGKFGKVNASHGCIGLSTSNAKWFYDQVNYGDPVIVVKSTDTVDVNNGYSAWNVNWETWKKGSALA, translated from the coding sequence GTGGACGGGGATTCCGGCAGGAACGGGTCAGCTGCCGTCACGGTCTCTCCCGCCACGGACAGCAAGGACGTCATACCCGGCGAGCCGCTCACAATAAGGGCGAGCGACGGGAAACTGGCATCGGTCACGGTCACCGCCGGTGACGGCAAGGCACTCGACGGCTCGCTGTCCTCCGACGGCACCTCCTGGATCTCGTCCCATGCCACCGGGTACGGCACCACCTACACACTCAAGGCCCAACTCGCCGCCTCCGACGGCGAGAAGAAGACCCGCACCAGCAGCTTCACAACGCTGAGCAAGGACGAGATCTTCGTCGGCACCTATAACGTCGACAAGGGCGCCACCGTCGGCGTCGCCCTTCCGGTGTCGATCGTCTTCAACAAGGCGATTCACGACAAGGCGAGGGTGGAGCGAAGGCTGAACGTGACCTCCTCGCCGGCCGTCGAGGGCGCGTGGAACTGGATGAAGGACCGGGACGGCAAGGACCGGGTCGACTTCCGGCCCAAGGAGTACTGGAAGCCCGGCACCAAGGTGAAGCTGCGGTTGGACCTGGTCGGCGTAAAGAACGGCGAGCTGATCGGCACCCAGAAACGCGAGGTCGACTTCACCATCGGCAAGTCGGTCGTCAGCACGGTGGACGTGGTCAAGAAGACCATGACCGTGGCCGAGAACGGCAAGGTCATCAAGACTCTCCCGGTCTCCACGGGTAAGAAGACCTTCGAGACCTGGAACGGCACCATGGTGGTGCTCAGCAAGGTGCCGACGATCCGGATGAACTCCGCCACGGTCGGCATCTTCGGCCCCGAGGCGTACGACCTCGGCGCCGTCAAGTGGGACGTCCAGCTCACCCCCTCGGGCACCTACGCCCACGCCGCCCCGTGGAACGACGGCAAGTTCGGCAAGGTCAACGCCAGCCACGGCTGCATCGGCCTGAGCACCTCCAACGCCAAGTGGTTCTACGACCAGGTGAACTACGGCGATCCCGTCATCGTCGTCAAGTCCACGGACACCGTGGACGTGAACAACGGCTACAGCGCCTGGAACGTCAACTGGGAGACATGGAAGAAGGGCAGCGCGCTCGCCTGA
- a CDS encoding MDR family MFS transporter, translating to MKSTLAQVRTYERSVQLLMVNQFSINLGFYMLMPYLAAHLAGPLGLAGWLVGLILGVRNFSQQGMFLVGGTLADRLGYKPMIIAGLVLRIVGFATLGLVESVPALLAASAATGLAGALFNPAVRAYLAADAGERRVEAFALFNVFYQAGILLGPLVGMLLTGVSFRVTCLVASGIFALLSIVQIRALPARRGDDAKREQDQESVLAQWRGILANRPFLLFSVAMIGSYVMSFQVYLALPLEVRRLGGDGTFGTAAVALLFAVSGLSTILGQTRVTAWCRARMEPGHALVWGLLVMGVAFVPLLAATAIPVPDGGMGLWLLAAVPPALSALLLALGTMIAYPFEMDTIVRLSGDRLVATHYGLYNTICGIGITLGNLLTGVALDAARDAGMSALPWMALLVLGLSCAAALYGLHRTGRLAPPTRVKQREPSTA from the coding sequence ATGAAGAGCACCCTCGCGCAGGTTCGTACCTACGAGCGCAGTGTTCAGCTGCTGATGGTGAATCAGTTCAGCATCAACCTCGGCTTCTACATGCTGATGCCGTACCTGGCCGCGCATCTGGCAGGCCCGCTCGGCCTGGCCGGCTGGCTGGTCGGGCTGATCCTCGGCGTGCGCAACTTCAGCCAGCAGGGCATGTTCCTGGTGGGCGGCACGCTGGCCGACCGGCTCGGCTACAAGCCGATGATCATCGCCGGGCTCGTACTGCGGATCGTCGGCTTCGCGACCCTCGGTCTGGTGGAGTCCGTACCCGCCCTGCTCGCCGCTTCGGCGGCGACGGGACTGGCAGGAGCGCTGTTCAATCCGGCCGTGCGGGCCTACTTGGCCGCGGACGCGGGTGAGCGACGGGTCGAGGCGTTCGCGCTGTTCAACGTCTTCTACCAGGCCGGGATACTGCTCGGCCCGCTGGTGGGCATGCTGCTGACCGGTGTGAGCTTCCGCGTCACGTGCCTCGTCGCGTCAGGGATCTTCGCTCTGCTGAGCATCGTCCAGATCCGGGCCCTGCCCGCCCGCCGCGGCGATGACGCGAAACGCGAGCAGGACCAGGAGAGCGTGCTGGCCCAGTGGCGCGGCATCCTCGCCAACCGGCCGTTCCTGCTGTTCTCCGTGGCCATGATCGGCTCGTATGTCATGTCCTTCCAGGTCTATCTCGCGCTGCCGCTGGAGGTACGGCGGCTGGGCGGAGACGGGACGTTCGGCACGGCCGCGGTGGCGCTGCTCTTCGCCGTCTCCGGACTGAGCACGATCCTCGGGCAGACCAGGGTGACCGCATGGTGCAGGGCCCGCATGGAACCGGGCCACGCGCTGGTGTGGGGTCTGCTGGTCATGGGAGTGGCGTTCGTGCCGCTGTTGGCAGCGACCGCAATTCCCGTACCGGACGGCGGAATGGGCCTGTGGCTGCTGGCGGCCGTGCCTCCGGCACTCTCCGCGCTGCTGCTCGCTCTGGGCACGATGATCGCGTACCCCTTCGAGATGGACACCATCGTCCGCCTCTCCGGTGACCGCCTCGTGGCCACCCACTACGGGCTCTACAACACCATCTGCGGCATCGGCATCACCCTCGGAAACCTGCTCACCGGTGTCGCGCTCGACGCCGCCCGGGACGCCGGGATGTCCGCGTTGCCGTGGATGGCGCTGCTCGTGCTCGGCCTCAGCTGCGCGGCCGCCCTGTACGGGCTGCACCGCACGGGTCGGCTCGCACCGCCGACGCGCGTCAAACAGCGCGAGCCCTCGACGGCCTGA
- a CDS encoding PLP-dependent cysteine synthase family protein gives MNSPTTDLTSPARSTLSGLVGNTPLLHVSEPLASAGRGFWAKLEGFNPGGIKDRPGLHMVERARARGDLRPGARIIESTSGTLGLGLALAGMVYGHPVTLVTDPGLEMSMTRLLTAYGAQVNLVSEPHPTGGWQQARRDRVAQLMEQYPGSWCPDQYNNPDNTTAYTPLALELATELGHIDVLVCSVGTGGHSAGVSRVLQQLYPDLKLVGVDTIGSTIFGQPARPRLMRGLGSSIYPRNVAYDNFGEVHWVAPAEAVWTCRQLAASHYATGGWSVGAVAMVSGWLARTLPTDTRIAAIFPDGPQRYLGTVYDDDYCAAHGLLDAPPAPEPEVIGRLNEKEVTRWTRCTTVVDPLALNGREQDTDVVDLAPASEADSEETP, from the coding sequence ATGAATTCCCCCACAACTGATCTGACCTCTCCTGCCCGCTCCACCCTGTCCGGGCTGGTCGGCAATACCCCTCTGCTGCACGTATCCGAACCCCTCGCCTCGGCAGGACGCGGATTCTGGGCGAAGCTCGAGGGCTTCAACCCCGGCGGCATCAAGGACCGTCCGGGCCTGCACATGGTGGAGCGTGCACGCGCCCGCGGCGATCTGCGCCCCGGAGCCAGGATCATCGAGTCGACCAGCGGCACGCTCGGCCTGGGCCTCGCCCTGGCCGGCATGGTCTACGGCCATCCGGTCACCCTGGTAACCGATCCGGGCCTGGAGATGTCCATGACCCGGCTGCTCACCGCGTACGGAGCCCAGGTCAACCTCGTCTCCGAGCCACACCCGACCGGCGGCTGGCAGCAGGCCCGCCGCGACCGGGTCGCGCAACTGATGGAGCAGTATCCCGGCTCGTGGTGCCCGGACCAGTACAACAACCCCGACAACACAACTGCGTACACTCCGCTCGCACTCGAACTGGCCACGGAACTCGGTCACATCGACGTACTGGTGTGCAGCGTGGGCACCGGCGGACACTCCGCCGGAGTCTCCCGGGTCCTCCAACAGCTCTATCCCGATCTGAAGCTGGTCGGCGTCGACACCATCGGCTCGACGATCTTCGGGCAGCCCGCCCGGCCCCGGCTGATGCGGGGACTCGGCTCCAGCATCTACCCGCGCAACGTCGCCTACGACAACTTCGGCGAGGTCCACTGGGTCGCCCCGGCAGAAGCGGTGTGGACCTGCCGTCAACTCGCCGCGTCCCACTACGCAACCGGCGGCTGGAGCGTCGGCGCGGTGGCGATGGTCTCCGGCTGGCTGGCGCGCACGCTACCCACGGACACCCGGATCGCGGCGATCTTCCCCGACGGCCCGCAGCGCTATCTCGGCACGGTCTACGACGACGACTACTGTGCCGCGCACGGCCTGCTCGACGCCCCGCCCGCACCCGAACCTGAGGTGATCGGCCGACTGAACGAAAAGGAGGTCACCCGCTGGACCAGGTGCACCACCGTGGTGGATCCGCTCGCGCTGAACGGCCGGGAGCAGGACACCGACGTGGTGGACCTTGCTCCCGCCTCCGAGGCCGACTCCGAGGAGACGCCGTGA